In one Verrucomicrobiota bacterium genomic region, the following are encoded:
- a CDS encoding methyltransferase domain-containing protein, with protein sequence MLESFPLPCWCGFADLQDFAPGYRQCSRCRTLLSEGRVRRRYDKVEDEEEDFYGRNYWFEHQRDQLGLPDLRTRAHTDFIDRYPHWLRLVYDLGLSSGKALELGCGHGGFVYLLRQAGFDAAGLELSPWLADFARRHYEIPVFVGQLSHQKIDPRTYDLVLAFDVLEHLEDPLGTLQLCRKVLKGDGRILLQTPLIPAGASYEALRTSDHPFLKMLMPDEHLFLFPAPALRALLDAAGYAAITEQPSAFPQHDITLSAAAGPSGTRSQAKPEPPPVAAALITLFDTNRALHEHCRAREHDADARLQLLHEAESRLIELEREASDRLALLEQAGSKLIQLERDASDRLALLGKADVELREQISRRQESEQALQEQIILRNESEQAYALASEQWRMLVIGTCNQCLDNLKGLSSRGPLAVLGWLTGRQRKHRDLLAATAEVDELVRLIPAIRQSLERTILAEQRRLAIEGKGGQHDDGTDLPGGLPNTALTPEVLRAHLDAVEKLAVRLVFLRGLLAREANTSLHRQTCTQGGIAARE encoded by the coding sequence GTGCTAGAAAGTTTTCCGCTACCTTGCTGGTGCGGCTTCGCCGACCTGCAGGATTTCGCGCCGGGCTACCGGCAATGCAGCCGATGTCGCACCCTCCTTTCTGAGGGTCGCGTCCGGCGCCGGTACGACAAGGTCGAAGATGAAGAGGAGGACTTTTACGGCAGGAATTACTGGTTTGAACACCAGAGGGACCAGCTTGGACTTCCGGACCTCCGGACGCGGGCGCATACCGACTTCATCGACCGATACCCGCACTGGCTCCGTTTGGTCTATGATCTCGGTCTGAGTTCGGGGAAGGCTCTTGAGCTCGGCTGCGGGCACGGTGGCTTTGTGTACCTGCTGCGCCAAGCCGGCTTCGATGCGGCGGGGCTTGAGCTGAGCCCCTGGCTGGCCGACTTTGCCCGTCGTCATTACGAGATCCCGGTATTCGTGGGACAATTGTCGCATCAGAAGATCGATCCGCGAACGTACGACCTGGTGCTCGCGTTCGATGTGCTGGAACATCTGGAGGATCCGCTCGGCACGCTGCAACTCTGCCGCAAGGTCCTCAAGGGGGACGGCCGGATCCTGTTACAGACGCCGCTCATCCCGGCGGGCGCCAGCTACGAGGCGTTACGGACGAGTGATCACCCTTTTTTGAAGATGCTGATGCCGGACGAGCACCTGTTTCTGTTTCCGGCCCCTGCCCTTCGCGCTCTCCTTGATGCCGCCGGTTATGCCGCGATCACTGAACAGCCCTCGGCTTTCCCGCAGCACGATATAACCCTTTCCGCCGCTGCGGGTCCTTCCGGCACCCGTTCTCAGGCAAAGCCGGAGCCGCCCCCGGTCGCGGCGGCGTTGATCACCTTGTTTGATACAAATCGAGCGCTGCATGAGCACTGCAGGGCTCGTGAGCACGACGCCGATGCGCGTCTGCAGCTCCTGCATGAGGCCGAGTCCAGGCTGATCGAGCTCGAACGTGAGGCCAGTGACCGGCTGGCGCTGCTGGAGCAAGCCGGATCCAAGTTGATTCAGCTTGAGCGCGATGCCAGTGACCGGCTGGCGCTGCTGGGAAAGGCTGACGTCGAACTGCGAGAGCAAATCAGCCGGCGCCAGGAAAGCGAGCAGGCATTACAAGAGCAGATCATCCTGCGAAACGAAAGCGAGCAGGCCTATGCCCTTGCCTCTGAGCAGTGGCGCATGCTCGTCATCGGCACCTGCAATCAATGTCTGGATAACCTTAAGGGGCTTTCGTCCCGCGGCCCCCTGGCGGTTTTGGGCTGGTTAACGGGCCGGCAGCGTAAGCACCGGGATCTCTTGGCGGCGACGGCGGAGGTCGACGAACTCGTCCGTTTGATTCCGGCGATCCGCCAGTCGCTCGAACGTACCATCCTGGCCGAGCAACGGCGCTTGGCCATCGAAGGAAAAGGCGGCCAGCACGATGATGGAACCGATTTACCTGGCGGCTTGCCCAATACCGCCTTGACCCCCGAGGTTTTACGTGCGCACCTTGACGCGGTCGAAAAACTAGCGGTCCGGCTGGTCTTCCTGCGCGGGTTGCTCGCTCGAGAAGCCAACACCTCTCTCCACCGTCAGACCTGTACTCAGGGTGGGATCGCTGCCCGCGAATGA
- a CDS encoding methyltransferase domain-containing protein: MSIYAEPRRVLDLNDCYFYHTIDLPRLGRIDGSWYLHDLRSYLGGVDFEGNRVLDVGCAGGALSFYMEQQGAEIVSFDLDECGSWDMVPFAKWADFEHISEERKAIIRRLNNAYWFAHGLFNSKAQVVYGNVYAIPGAIGPVDIVVYGSILIHLRDPFLALQSGLRLAKHTAIITEPLRAQGQAATEPVLGFLPDSTTVEPKDAWWDVRPGWAMRALGVLGFEDVQVKYHTQMYNGKIEQLYTVVGKRTHGHVVP; encoded by the coding sequence ATGTCAATTTATGCTGAACCGCGTCGCGTACTCGACTTAAACGACTGTTATTTTTACCACACGATTGACCTTCCGCGCCTCGGGAGGATCGACGGCAGTTGGTATCTGCATGATCTCAGAAGTTACCTTGGCGGTGTAGACTTTGAAGGAAACCGTGTGTTAGATGTAGGTTGCGCCGGCGGAGCGCTGAGCTTCTATATGGAACAACAAGGGGCAGAAATTGTCTCTTTTGATCTTGATGAGTGCGGAAGTTGGGACATGGTTCCCTTTGCGAAGTGGGCGGACTTCGAACATATATCCGAGGAAAGGAAGGCGATTATTCGAAGACTTAATAACGCCTACTGGTTTGCACACGGGCTTTTCAATTCAAAGGCACAGGTTGTATATGGAAACGTTTATGCTATTCCCGGCGCGATTGGGCCTGTGGACATTGTAGTTTACGGCTCAATTCTGATTCATTTAAGAGACCCGTTCCTTGCGCTGCAGAGCGGACTCAGATTAGCTAAGCATACGGCGATCATCACCGAGCCCCTGCGTGCCCAAGGCCAGGCGGCGACGGAACCAGTCCTTGGCTTTCTTCCAGACTCAACAACGGTCGAGCCGAAAGACGCTTGGTGGGATGTCCGTCCCGGGTGGGCCATGCGCGCTCTCGGTGTACTTGGATTCGAAGATGTCCAGGTCAAGTATCATACGCAAATGTATAATGGTAAGATCGAACAATTATACACCGTTGTTGGAAAACGAACTCATGGGCATGTCGTTCCGTGA